GTGTGTGGGTGTGGGGGCAATTAGAAAGTAATGGTGTCTAAAAGGGTTTATCTTTGGAAAGAGAGGGCATTTAGAATAATGCTGACTTCGATGTGCTTAAAGAGTTAGGTCAACGTTGTCACCCTCCCTCGGTCAACCTTGGTGACCGAGGAGTGGTGACCACACCCCACCCCATCTAAGGGAACACCATCACCACCACATCCCATTGTGTCTTCTTTGCGCCCCGTGAATCTCAtgggtttttgtttataaaaagatGGTGGTGGGGAGGGTGAGGTTGTTTACCCGCAGGATTTGTTTAACAACACAGACAAGTCCGTTGTCTGAAGGAGAACTCTCCACAGAATGACACAAGATGTAATTTAAAGGATGAATTTTAGTATAAAGACAATCagtttaatttgtgttttcttcaaattgtcCGCAGATCTCTTTTGCCGTTCATCTCATCCCCAGTCCTGACTGGTTCGTCGGCGTGAGTAATCTAGACCTGTGCGAGGGGGGTACGTGGCGCAAACAACCCCTGGATCTGTACCTCCAACCCTGGGATGCAGGTACGGACGGTGGCTTCTCCTTCACCTCCCCGGACTACGTCAGCACTCCCCAGGAACCCATCAGCCAGATCACGGCGCACTACCCAGACCACCCGGCCAACTCTTTCTTCTACCCGCAGCAGGAGGCGCTCTCCCCCATTGCAAGGGTGACGTTGACGTGGAAGGAGGTGGACGACACCAACGTGTGGATAAGGGATCTCCAGGCTGATGGGAATGGTGGGAGGGTTGGGTCTACCGTGGAGACCAACGTTAAAGAACAGAAATATGTATTTCCTCCCATTCCAGACACAGGTATTTatcataaaataatttattttaaagatcaAATAACAGATCATGGTTTCAAAATATGTTTCTTGGTCTCGATGGAAAGACTGAAAAGAAAAGCAAAATCATGTGGGTATCATACACTTTctgaatatttaattttttttacttttttattatttttacattgCCATGCAGAAAAACGAATTAAGCTCTAGCtataatttaaaaaaggttGCACAACACATAACTTGTGTCAAAGAAAGACATACTAAAAGTTGGcatgttcatttttatttttactgtaTTTTTTGAGGGGTTCAATAATTCTATACTAAGTagatttttgaaacaaaaaacttcCTTGCTATTATCCCAACTCTGATTTCCCACTTTTATTGTTGTCTGTATCGCAGAGATAGTTGTGCCCTATGACTGCCAGGTGAAATCGTGGGGAGCCTGGAGCCCCTGTTCGACCGTCTGGTGCAAGGTCAGCGTCAAGCAACGCTACCGCATGGTCATCGAGAAGCCGAGAAACGGAGGGGCAGACTGCCCGAGTCTGATGGGGCTACAGGCGTGCGAGAACCCCGTAGGGAAAGCCCAGAAAAAGTGCCTCAAAACCCGTTTCAAAAAGGAGACGAAGAAGTATATGAACAAGATGAGGAGAAACTACATGGGAAAGAAAAAGCGCAACAAGTTTATTGTCTAAACTTGATGTTTCAGAAATATCTATTCGAACATTATAAAGTATTGATTAATTATTGAAATAGGTTCCTGCAGCTTTTTATAGAGAGGGTGGAAGTATAGTCTTGATTGACGACCCTGTTTGGGTGTATTGGTCACCAGCAGAGAGCGCTACATGGATTGATTTGGAGGCTGACTCGGAAGGACTGGGCGAGTCTAAACATTCAAATCGAAATGTTTGTGTGATACAGATAATATCTCTTCTCCAGTAGTTGTAGACAGTAGTTCATGTTGCGATATGGGCAACTTCTTAAACAAAATGAACGTAGCCAATCAAGACTAGAATGGACGGTCGTTTGAAGGTGATGTTGTATTTATCTTCATTCGAATGAAACAACTTAACAACCGTCAGTAAGAAAAACAAGACAGTTATTGTCGGCGATTTTTGACTGAGCGATCCTGGACTCCTCTTCGAATTCCCCGTATGCAAACAGTACGATCCCAGCACTGATTCTCCAGAAATTAAATAGAGGGGCCAATCTATACCTCTCGTCTGGGCCTCACTGTGTTCGGTTGAGtttctatggcccttttcgaatccacggcttcggctttcgGCTTCAGGccccgtcctctcgtctgaagcccttaGCAAGTACGAAAAGCACGCGCAggtggcaaaaaaaaaaccgcagggccaagctagcctcAGCCGAATCTGGAGtagaagccgtggtttcgaaaagggcataaTTGAATGTGGACAAGGTGATAGTGTCAACATGTATACACCTTTTCATATCAAGAGGGAGCTAGTATGTAtactttaacaaaatgttgaaaatctATCCAATGACCTTTGCTCGAAATATGTTTTTCTCGATTTGGGATTTCTGATATTTTTATGTTCAAATTGCTAAGGGGAAAACGTTGTACattgaaaagaaacaattttaagccatttttagtttgtatttgtacGTTGTGTAATTTAATTgtaagaataatatttaaaaataagatATATATAATTAATTAAATGTCCAAAGATATTAAGACGATTGGTATGCCAGTCAGAAAGTTGACAAAGAGGAACGTAAACTCACCACTCCTTGCCTGTTTTTGGCTGTCTTAAAATGTGGCACTCCCGTAAACGATTGTCTTaagaacttaaaggcactggacacctttggtaattgtcaaagaccagtcttctcacgtggtgtatcccaatgcataccataacaaacctgtggaaatttgggctcaattggtcatcgaagttgcaagagaatagtgaataGCATCTATCTGTCTGtcattttgagtgagaaattacctctttctcaaaaactacgttgccacttcagagggagccgtttctcacaatgtgttttgtaatactatcaacggctctcaattgctcgttattTTTTATGATggcaattatttagagtaattaccaatagtgtacagtgcctttaaagctattaAAGTTATCAAGTTGAAATAGTATTGAAAGTTTAGTTATGCAATGTCTCGAGGAAGGGCAAGAGTGGAAAACTCACAGGCCTACTAGAGTATATTCCGATGATagatttaatgtatttttgagtGTAAACGTCTttctaacaaaatattttaaattgcaGATTTGTATAGTGCGATAGCCCTTACATGTAACGTAACGCACCACCAGGTTGAAGCCAGTGTCTAAATGTATGGGGCAAGCATGTGGTAATCATTGAGCTCCATATTTTAAGACGTAGACTTTACAGTAATGTAAAGAATTCCTGAGTAAAATTTTCCTCCAAAACTCTGGGGGGGATTATAGTTTCCCGTCTTTtaaacactgcaaaaactggggtgttaaaattggaCACCCTGTTGGTGTTGCCATGTTTAACACCAAAAATAAGAATGATTTACACCTTtgggtgataaaaaaaaaccacatttgtgttgtttttacaaACTAAGATTTCAATTTGAATTTCTCTTTTGTATCTATAATGTGTTTATTTTAACACCCAAGTTTGTGTAGTGTACTGCATCGTTTTAATGTAAGCGAAACTCCTGTACAGTAACtctaaatttgtaaataataattttatttctgaacgaaatgttttgtttaatttagcCTACTAATTTTGATGAttccccaaaaaaataaaacattaaaaacattccTTAAAGATTCACTACAAAACGACAAGGCACGGTTGCAAAACCCTACTGTTGTGTATAGTTTGTCGTTAACAGAGGTCATCaccgacagagggcgctaccaacCTCAGCCAGGGTGCACAACACAACAGGCAAAACTgcatgcacaaaacaatttatcatttaaatttaaaattttaatttccaaAAATAAATATGATGGATTTTTAAGAGACTTTAATTATTGCTGGACCCCtctgtatttatttgtaaacattATCTTAAAACTTTCCTCAAGAATTATAAACTCTTTAAAAGTCTAGTAGCATCTCTGCTATCTTTGTAATATTGATGTATCAAATTGTACCTATATAATAAGTAGAATCAATGGTGAAGTCAGATCTCTGGGTGTCTCAAATGTTACCTCTAGGTGAACAGAAGATGGTTAAGAGCGTTGAGCGTTAACACAACATAAATCCACACTGCCCAAGTGTATACTGCTAGTTGATGGAAGCACGGCTATTATTTTAGTCCTGCAAAAGGTTGCTGCCGGAATGACCACTGCCTATTAATcccccaacaaaaaatacaaataaagtaACTTTTGTAAAACCACAAGGGCCcatattcatagagctgcataacCACAAGGTGCTTatcacaataacaaaaaattaacaaaattagaCGTACTAATTAAGGTTACCAACCAGCAATGTTTTCATCTTAAAAGCAGCTGCATGAATTtgagccgggggggggggggggttgccaaGCTTTTGAACAACCGTGTTGTTCTGGGTTGGCAATTCATCGGCCCCATTTCACTCTGTTTGAGCACATGGTGCTTCTACAAAACTCTAAACTATAGTGGGCAATTTTAACGACGTTCTTCATGCATGTTGTATGGACAAATAAACCCATCTTTTTTATAGGGGGCCGAAACTTGCTAGTGTAATGCATGTTTTTGAGTGTAAATTAAAAGTGTACATGCCGTCTGCCTTGTATATAGACAAATGCTTTCAGTTATTCAAAACAC
The sequence above is drawn from the Asterias rubens chromosome 9, eAstRub1.3, whole genome shotgun sequence genome and encodes:
- the LOC117294821 gene encoding spondin-2-like; this encodes MAQKNRTQLGMFSLLLVVGSFLVGDVSAACGGEETASYRLEFQGLWSESRFPKSFPKYRKNAQWSTLTGVSHDDRFRMWEPRRLAGQAFRNFVEGEDPSGTKLHGEMTRNTSVHAIFAAKSIPTGTGASLATASLSRDFTKISFAVHLIPSPDWFVGVSNLDLCEGGTWRKQPLDLYLQPWDAGTDGGFSFTSPDYVSTPQEPISQITAHYPDHPANSFFYPQQEALSPIARVTLTWKEVDDTNVWIRDLQADGNGGRVGSTVETNVKEQKYVFPPIPDTEIVVPYDCQVKSWGAWSPCSTVWCKVSVKQRYRMVIEKPRNGGADCPSLMGLQACENPVGKAQKKCLKTRFKKETKKYMNKMRRNYMGKKKRNKFIV